In Nocardia asteroides, the following proteins share a genomic window:
- a CDS encoding TetR/AcrR family transcriptional regulator codes for MPKLWTETIDTHRRTVRESILDAAARLAIEHGVASVTMSRIAEQAGIGRATLYKYFPDVGAILAAWHERQIGHHLEQLVAASEAENDPSRRLDVVLGTYARILRESRHRHDSDLGAMVPHSGPHVDHAEQRLRQLMTDAVAAAAAAGAVRTDAPAGELAAYCLHALDAAVAASSVAAVARLVTVIRAGLEPA; via the coding sequence GTGCCGAAGTTGTGGACCGAGACGATCGACACGCACCGCCGCACGGTGCGGGAGTCGATCCTCGACGCTGCCGCGCGGTTGGCAATAGAGCACGGGGTCGCGTCGGTGACGATGTCCCGGATCGCCGAGCAGGCCGGGATCGGGCGGGCAACGCTGTACAAGTACTTCCCCGACGTAGGCGCCATCCTCGCCGCCTGGCATGAGCGCCAGATCGGCCACCACCTGGAGCAATTGGTAGCGGCGAGCGAGGCCGAGAACGACCCGTCGCGACGACTGGATGTTGTGTTGGGCACTTATGCGCGGATTCTTCGCGAATCCAGGCACCGGCACGACAGCGATCTCGGCGCGATGGTGCCCCACAGTGGCCCGCACGTCGACCATGCTGAACAACGGCTGCGTCAGTTGATGACCGATGCGGTGGCCGCGGCTGCCGCGGCCGGTGCGGTGAGGACAGATGCACCCGCGGGCGAGCTGGCCGCCTACTGCTTGCATGCGTTGGATGCTGCGGTAGCGGCATCGTCCGTCGCCGCGGTAGCCCGCCTGGTCACAGTGATCCGTGCCGGTTTGGAACCGGCCTGA
- a CDS encoding DUF305 domain-containing protein — MSRRSIIARRLIPCIGLVALVVAGCGNDDDSAPVHHSSTTPAVSTSAATNTTAPAGAFNDADVTFLQMMYPHHEQAVQMAELVPSRSQDQQVIDLAAGIKAAQQPEMTQIQSLLASAGKPDPADGAMNHDMPGMMSPEQMSSLETMAGPEFDKMWLQMMIDHHRGALEMAQTEITSGTNPQAKQMAETIVASQQEEIAQMETLLGQK; from the coding sequence ATGTCTCGACGTTCCATCATTGCTCGAAGGCTTATTCCGTGTATTGGGTTGGTCGCCCTGGTCGTCGCCGGCTGCGGGAACGACGACGACTCCGCACCGGTCCATCATTCTTCTACGACTCCCGCCGTCTCGACGAGTGCAGCCACCAACACCACCGCCCCGGCGGGAGCCTTCAACGATGCCGACGTGACGTTCTTGCAGATGATGTACCCGCACCACGAGCAGGCCGTGCAGATGGCAGAGCTGGTGCCCTCACGGTCCCAGGACCAGCAGGTTATCGACCTCGCGGCCGGTATCAAGGCAGCCCAGCAGCCTGAGATGACCCAGATTCAATCCCTCCTGGCGAGCGCGGGGAAGCCGGACCCCGCCGACGGCGCGATGAACCACGATATGCCCGGCATGATGTCACCGGAGCAGATGTCCTCGCTCGAGACGATGGCGGGGCCGGAGTTCGACAAGATGTGGTTGCAGATGATGATCGATCATCACCGCGGAGCGTTGGAGATGGCCCAAACCGAGATCACCTCTGGAACCAACCCACAGGCAAAACAAATGGCAGAGACCATCGTGGCATCACAGCAGGAAGAGATCGCCCAGATGGAGACACTGCTGGGACAAAAGTGA
- a CDS encoding MFS transporter, which produces MNSLFAHRDYLRLFTAQMTALFGAGLTTVALGLLAYELAGADAGAVLGTALTIKMLVYVTVAPIVAAYADRFPRRLFLVTLNMIRGGVVLALPFIDHIWQIYVLIAILQTASAAFTPTYQAVIPDILPDERDYTRALSAAQLAATMETLLSPMLAAAALTLISFHWLFVGTAIGFVVSAALVVLTRIPDAGATTQGSFADRIAVGMRIFAATPRLRGLLGLNLVVAAAGSVIMVNTVNYVRDTLGGSQTGVAMLLAANGFGTMIVALSLPRVLDRTGARPVMLVGAATLILGLGAAIALSTADTGQWRWAAASAVWALVGAGTAGVLTPTGAILRRSSQPADRAALFAAQFSLSHLAWLLTYPIAGWLTSATGFTTTWVVLVAMAGLGAAVAVRNWPRNEPAEITHLHEVGTIDPARLVGAVRISDRIYQHTHPFVIDDAHRRWPREAREPVLVG; this is translated from the coding sequence ATGAACTCGCTATTTGCCCACCGCGACTACCTGCGGTTGTTCACCGCGCAGATGACCGCGTTGTTCGGCGCCGGCCTGACCACCGTCGCCCTCGGACTGCTCGCCTACGAACTCGCCGGCGCTGATGCCGGCGCGGTCCTGGGCACCGCGCTGACCATCAAGATGCTCGTCTACGTCACCGTCGCCCCGATCGTTGCCGCGTATGCCGATCGGTTCCCGCGCAGGCTGTTCCTGGTCACACTCAACATGATTCGCGGCGGCGTCGTGCTCGCATTGCCCTTCATCGATCACATCTGGCAGATCTATGTCCTGATCGCGATCCTGCAAACCGCCTCAGCCGCGTTCACTCCGACCTACCAGGCCGTGATTCCCGACATCCTGCCCGACGAACGCGACTACACCCGAGCGCTGTCGGCCGCTCAGCTCGCCGCGACCATGGAAACGCTGCTGAGCCCGATGCTGGCCGCGGCCGCGTTAACCCTGATCAGCTTCCACTGGCTGTTCGTCGGCACCGCCATCGGTTTCGTTGTCTCGGCGGCCCTGGTGGTCTTGACGCGCATTCCCGACGCCGGTGCAACGACCCAGGGCAGCTTCGCGGACCGGATCGCTGTGGGCATGCGAATCTTCGCCGCCACGCCACGGCTGCGCGGGTTGCTGGGGCTGAACCTGGTCGTCGCCGCGGCAGGCTCGGTGATCATGGTCAACACCGTCAACTACGTCCGCGACACCTTGGGCGGATCGCAGACCGGTGTGGCGATGCTGTTGGCCGCCAACGGCTTCGGAACGATGATCGTCGCGTTGTCGCTGCCGCGAGTGCTAGACCGCACCGGAGCCCGCCCGGTGATGCTGGTCGGCGCGGCGACTCTGATTCTCGGCCTGGGCGCGGCCATCGCCCTCTCGACCGCCGATACCGGTCAGTGGCGGTGGGCTGCCGCGAGCGCGGTATGGGCGCTCGTCGGTGCCGGCACCGCTGGCGTGCTCACACCGACTGGTGCGATCCTGCGGCGCTCGTCGCAGCCGGCTGATCGTGCGGCACTGTTCGCCGCGCAGTTCTCGCTCTCGCACCTGGCCTGGCTGCTGACCTACCCGATCGCGGGATGGCTGACCAGCGCCACCGGATTCACTACCACCTGGGTGGTGCTGGTGGCAATGGCCGGGCTCGGCGCCGCGGTCGCGGTGCGGAACTGGCCACGCAACGAACCCGCCGAGATCACCCATCTGCATGAGGTTGGCACTATTGATCCCGCCCGGCTGGTCGGCGCGGTCCGCATCAGCGACCGTATCTATCAGCACACCCACCCATTCGTCATCGACGACGCCCACCGACGCTGGCCCCGCGAAGCACGCGAACCAGTCCTCGTCGGATAG
- a CDS encoding heavy-metal-associated domain-containing protein: MSTTTTASTYVASGMSCGSCVGNVTAALGKLSGIDDVDIDLTTGAVTVTGASAADAAQIQAAVERLGFELVQS; encoded by the coding sequence ATGAGCACCACTACCACCGCGAGCACCTACGTCGCTTCGGGCATGTCCTGTGGCAGCTGCGTCGGCAATGTCACCGCCGCACTCGGCAAGCTCTCCGGCATCGACGACGTCGACATCGATCTCACCACCGGTGCGGTAACCGTCACCGGCGCCAGCGCCGCAGACGCCGCACAGATCCAGGCCGCCGTCGAACGCCTCGGCTTCGAACTCGTCCAGAGCTGA
- a CDS encoding four-helix bundle copper-binding protein, with protein MGTVAELLDSYPADLGQVDRKVLATCIERCFECAQACTACADACLSEPGVAEMVKCIRSDLDCADICDATGRVVSRHTGYDANVTRAVLEACAAACASCADECERHTAHEHCRVCAQACRRCEVACRELIAALG; from the coding sequence TTGGGTACCGTCGCTGAACTGCTCGACTCGTATCCGGCCGATCTGGGACAGGTCGACCGGAAGGTGCTTGCCACGTGCATCGAGCGATGTTTCGAATGCGCACAGGCCTGTACCGCCTGCGCGGATGCCTGCTTGAGCGAGCCGGGCGTGGCCGAAATGGTCAAATGCATCAGGTCCGATCTCGACTGCGCCGACATCTGCGACGCCACAGGAAGAGTGGTGTCGCGCCACACCGGCTACGACGCGAACGTGACCCGGGCCGTCCTCGAAGCGTGTGCCGCCGCGTGCGCGAGCTGCGCCGATGAATGCGAACGCCACACCGCCCACGAACACTGCCGGGTCTGCGCGCAGGCATGCCGACGCTGTGAAGTGGCGTGCCGGGAGTTGATAGCAGCACTCGGCTGA
- the serA gene encoding phosphoglycerate dehydrogenase — protein MSQAGRPVVLIADKLAQSTVDALGDGVEVRWVDGPDRPALLAAVPEADALLVRSATTVDAEVLEAGKKLQIVARAGVGLDNVDVPAATERGVMVVNAPTSNIHTAAEHAVTLLLAAARQIPAADATLREKTWKRSKFNGVEILGKTVGVIGLGRIGQLFAQRLAAFETKIVAYDPYTSPARAAQLGIELLSLEEVLERADFISIHLPKTPETKGMLNAETLAKTKPGVIIVNAARGGLIDEQALADAIKSGHVRAAGLDVFETEPCTDSPLFELPEVVVTPHLGASTAEAQDRAGTDVAKSVLLALAGEFVPGAVNVTGGAVNDVVAPWLDVVRKQGALLGAIANELPVSVEVQVRGELASQDVAVLELSALRGVFSALVEDQVTFVNAPALAKERGITAEVTTATESPNHRSVVDLRAVFGDGSTLNVAGTLTEPNLVEKIVNINGRNYDMRAEGLNLAVLNYEDRPGQLGYIGTVLGRAGVDIKAAQLAQDVDPGGATVILRVDKEVSAETKAWIEKAVGAAKVVSVDLA, from the coding sequence GTGAGCCAAGCAGGCCGTCCTGTAGTTCTGATCGCCGACAAGCTCGCCCAGTCGACCGTCGACGCGCTCGGTGACGGTGTCGAGGTTCGCTGGGTCGACGGCCCCGACCGCCCGGCCCTGCTCGCCGCGGTGCCCGAGGCCGACGCGCTGCTCGTGCGTTCCGCGACCACCGTCGACGCCGAGGTGCTCGAGGCGGGCAAGAAGCTCCAGATCGTCGCCCGTGCCGGCGTCGGCCTCGACAACGTCGACGTGCCCGCCGCCACCGAGCGTGGCGTGATGGTCGTCAACGCCCCGACCTCCAACATCCACACCGCCGCCGAGCACGCCGTCACCCTGCTGCTCGCCGCCGCGCGCCAGATCCCGGCCGCCGACGCCACCCTGCGCGAGAAGACCTGGAAGCGCAGCAAGTTCAACGGTGTCGAGATCCTCGGCAAGACCGTCGGCGTCATCGGCCTCGGCCGCATCGGCCAGCTGTTCGCGCAGCGTCTCGCCGCGTTCGAGACCAAGATCGTCGCCTACGACCCCTACACCTCGCCCGCGCGCGCCGCCCAGCTGGGCATCGAGCTGCTGAGCCTGGAAGAGGTGCTCGAGCGCGCCGACTTCATCTCCATCCACCTGCCCAAGACGCCCGAGACCAAGGGCATGCTCAACGCCGAGACCCTGGCCAAGACCAAGCCGGGCGTCATCATCGTCAACGCCGCGCGCGGTGGCCTGATCGACGAGCAGGCGCTGGCCGACGCGATCAAGTCCGGCCACGTGCGTGCCGCCGGCCTGGACGTGTTCGAGACCGAGCCGTGCACCGACAGCCCGCTGTTCGAGCTGCCCGAGGTCGTCGTGACCCCGCACCTGGGCGCCTCCACCGCCGAGGCCCAGGACCGCGCGGGCACCGATGTCGCCAAGTCGGTGCTGCTGGCGCTGGCCGGTGAGTTCGTGCCGGGTGCGGTGAACGTCACCGGTGGCGCCGTCAACGACGTCGTCGCGCCGTGGCTGGACGTGGTCCGCAAGCAGGGCGCGCTGCTGGGCGCCATCGCCAACGAGCTGCCCGTCAGCGTCGAGGTGCAGGTCCGCGGCGAGCTGGCCTCGCAGGACGTGGCCGTGCTGGAGCTGTCCGCGCTGCGCGGGGTGTTCTCGGCGCTGGTCGAGGACCAGGTCACCTTCGTCAACGCCCCGGCGCTGGCCAAGGAGCGCGGCATCACCGCCGAGGTCACCACCGCCACCGAGAGCCCGAACCACCGCAGCGTCGTCGACCTGCGCGCGGTGTTCGGCGACGGCTCGACCCTGAACGTGGCCGGCACGCTGACCGAGCCGAACCTGGTCGAGAAGATCGTCAACATCAACGGCCGCAACTACGACATGCGCGCCGAGGGCCTGAACCTGGCCGTGCTCAACTACGAGGACCGCCCGGGCCAATTGGGTTACATCGGAACGGTTCTCGGCCGGGCCGGAGTCGACATCAAGGCTGCCCAATTGGCCCAGGATGTCGATCCCGGAGGTGCCACCGTTATTCTCCGGGTCGACAAAGAGGTGTCCGCGGAAACGAAAGCGTGGATCGAGAAGGCAGTCGGCGCTGCCAAGGTCGTCTCGGTCGATTTGGCCTGA
- a CDS encoding heavy metal translocating P-type ATPase codes for MTCASCANRIEKKLNKLDGVTATVNYATEKARVEYSSDLTPEDLVATVEEAGYTAELPVSKVGNGNASAPDREGDDPTASLRQRLLISLVLTVPVIAMAMIAALQFTNWQWLSLTLAAPVVIWGALPFHRAAWTNLRHATATMDTLISIGTLAALGWSVYALFWGTAGTPGMTHPFELTIAREGGAGNIYLEVAAGVTTFILAGRYFEARSKRQAGAALRALLELGAKEVSVLREGKEEHIPADQLAVGDLFVVRPGEKVASDGVVVEGSSAVDASMLTGESVPVEVGVDDAVVGATVNVGGRIVVRTSRVGSDTQLAQMARLVEEAQNGKAQAQRLADKISGIFVPVVIALSVAALGFWLGTGGSVAAAFTAAVAVLIIACPCALGLATPTALMVGTGRGAQMGVLIKGPEVLESTRRVDTVVLDKTGTVTTGKMSLLKVYAADGEDELRILELAGALEDSSEHPIAQAIAKGARDKVGVLEPVQGFANVEGLGVHGVVGGHAVVVGRRRLLAEHAQDLDADLARAMATAESEGKTAVAVAWDGTARGVLVVADTVKPTSAEAITQLRALGLTPMLLTGDNAAAARAIGDEVGIEQVIAEVLPQDKVDVIKNLQAQGRVVAMVGDGVNDAAALAQADLGLAMGTGTDVAIEASDLTLVRGDLRAAADAIRLSRKTLGTIKGNLFWAFAYNVAALPLAMAGLLNPMLAGAAMAFSSVFVVSNSLRLRRFRSNNS; via the coding sequence ATGACCTGCGCGTCGTGCGCCAATCGCATCGAGAAGAAACTGAACAAGCTCGACGGGGTCACCGCCACGGTCAACTACGCCACCGAGAAAGCGCGCGTGGAATACTCCAGCGACCTCACGCCCGAGGACCTGGTCGCGACGGTCGAGGAAGCCGGCTATACCGCCGAGCTTCCGGTCTCGAAGGTCGGCAATGGAAACGCCTCAGCACCTGATCGCGAAGGCGACGACCCGACGGCCTCGCTGCGCCAGCGTCTGCTCATCTCGCTGGTCCTGACCGTGCCGGTGATCGCTATGGCGATGATTGCGGCACTGCAGTTCACCAACTGGCAGTGGCTGTCGCTGACACTGGCCGCGCCGGTAGTGATCTGGGGCGCCTTGCCCTTCCATAGGGCGGCCTGGACCAACTTGCGCCATGCCACCGCAACGATGGATACCCTCATCTCCATCGGCACGCTCGCTGCGCTCGGCTGGTCGGTGTACGCACTGTTCTGGGGCACCGCCGGTACACCGGGAATGACGCACCCATTCGAGCTGACCATCGCTCGTGAAGGCGGAGCCGGCAACATCTATCTGGAGGTGGCAGCCGGGGTCACCACCTTCATCCTCGCCGGACGCTACTTCGAGGCCCGCTCCAAGCGGCAGGCCGGCGCCGCGCTGCGAGCATTGTTGGAGCTCGGCGCCAAAGAAGTATCGGTGTTGCGCGAAGGCAAGGAGGAGCACATACCCGCCGATCAGCTCGCCGTCGGTGATCTGTTCGTCGTGCGCCCCGGCGAAAAGGTCGCCTCCGACGGTGTCGTCGTGGAAGGTTCGTCGGCGGTTGACGCCTCGATGCTGACCGGTGAGTCGGTGCCGGTAGAAGTCGGCGTCGATGACGCGGTGGTCGGCGCCACTGTCAATGTCGGCGGCCGGATCGTGGTGCGAACGAGCCGGGTCGGCTCCGACACCCAGCTAGCCCAGATGGCCAGGTTGGTGGAGGAGGCCCAGAACGGCAAGGCCCAGGCGCAGCGGCTGGCCGACAAGATCTCCGGGATCTTCGTACCCGTCGTGATCGCGCTGTCGGTGGCGGCTCTGGGATTCTGGCTGGGTACCGGGGGTTCGGTCGCCGCGGCCTTCACCGCCGCGGTCGCCGTGCTGATCATCGCCTGCCCCTGCGCGCTCGGCCTGGCTACCCCTACGGCGTTGATGGTCGGTACCGGCCGCGGTGCGCAGATGGGCGTGCTGATCAAGGGGCCGGAGGTGCTGGAATCGACCCGGCGGGTGGACACCGTGGTGCTGGACAAGACCGGGACCGTCACCACCGGCAAGATGAGTCTGCTGAAGGTGTATGCCGCCGACGGCGAGGATGAGCTGCGGATCCTGGAACTGGCAGGAGCACTGGAGGATTCCTCCGAGCACCCGATCGCGCAGGCGATCGCCAAGGGTGCCCGTGACAAGGTCGGCGTACTCGAACCGGTGCAGGGCTTCGCCAACGTCGAGGGCCTCGGTGTGCACGGTGTCGTCGGAGGCCATGCGGTCGTCGTCGGGCGTCGCCGACTGCTGGCAGAGCACGCGCAAGACCTCGACGCGGACTTGGCGCGAGCCATGGCCACTGCCGAATCCGAGGGGAAGACCGCGGTCGCGGTCGCCTGGGATGGGACGGCGCGTGGTGTCCTGGTAGTGGCCGATACGGTGAAACCAACCTCCGCCGAAGCGATTACACAACTGCGTGCGCTGGGACTGACACCGATGTTGCTGACCGGAGACAATGCTGCCGCGGCGCGGGCCATCGGCGACGAGGTCGGCATCGAACAGGTGATCGCTGAGGTGCTGCCCCAGGACAAGGTCGATGTCATCAAGAATCTGCAGGCCCAGGGACGGGTCGTGGCCATGGTCGGTGACGGCGTCAACGACGCGGCGGCACTGGCCCAGGCCGACCTCGGCCTGGCCATGGGCACCGGCACCGATGTGGCGATCGAGGCCAGTGACCTGACCTTGGTCCGGGGCGACTTGAGGGCCGCGGCGGATGCGATCCGGTTGTCCCGCAAGACGCTCGGCACCATCAAAGGCAACCTGTTCTGGGCATTCGCCTACAACGTCGCCGCCTTGCCGCTGGCCATGGCAGGTCTGCTGAACCCCATGCTGGCGGGTGCAGCGATGGCGTTTTCCTCGGTGTTCGTGGTGAGCAACAGCCTGCGTCTGCGCCGTTTCCGCTCCAACAACAGCTGA
- a CDS encoding heavy-metal-associated domain-containing protein, with amino-acid sequence MTTTTVSVTGMTCSCCANAVQKEVGKIPGVTAVEADFASGHVTIDATGAVERSDIAAAVNEAGYQLAD; translated from the coding sequence ATGACCACCACAACCGTGTCCGTGACTGGAATGACCTGCAGTTGCTGCGCGAATGCAGTGCAGAAAGAAGTCGGCAAGATCCCGGGTGTCACTGCAGTGGAGGCCGACTTCGCCAGTGGGCACGTGACCATCGACGCGACGGGTGCGGTCGAACGAAGTGACATCGCCGCGGCTGTCAACGAGGCCGGCTATCAGCTTGCCGACTGA
- a CDS encoding M56 family metallopeptidase: MSVALCLLAYTVVVAVLAPPLLLRTAGDGQHPRLGLVAWLSAIVSVLLSWVVAVVFLGVDIVRDLLADQHLDLGRCFRQLHDAAAGSYGAAVQVGLWTLTGLAVLAAVVAVWRLSRSLVRARSVTHQHAQAARMVGRRHHRHDAVVLDHPEPAAYSVAGNPHTIVLTQGIVATLDEEQLGAVMAHERAHLRGRHHVLLAFTRALASVFPRIELFATGAAQVARLIEMIADDAAADIYGPITVCEALVTLADSHGTASVAATEVGLVDRVHRLAEPPAPTQMSRVTASAAIAAVVLGPMIATLAAAGGIGVCALGS, translated from the coding sequence ATGAGTGTGGCGCTGTGTCTACTGGCCTACACCGTGGTCGTGGCGGTGTTGGCACCGCCGCTTTTGCTGCGCACAGCTGGCGACGGGCAACATCCACGCTTGGGCCTCGTGGCCTGGCTGAGCGCTATCGTCTCGGTACTGCTGTCCTGGGTGGTCGCGGTGGTTTTCCTCGGCGTCGATATCGTTCGGGATCTGCTCGCCGATCAGCATCTGGATCTCGGACGTTGTTTCAGACAGCTACACGACGCCGCGGCAGGCTCGTACGGAGCCGCAGTCCAGGTCGGCTTGTGGACGCTGACGGGGCTTGCGGTGCTCGCGGCTGTGGTCGCGGTGTGGCGGCTGAGCCGTTCGCTGGTCCGGGCTCGATCGGTGACACACCAGCACGCGCAGGCGGCACGGATGGTCGGTCGCCGTCATCACCGTCACGACGCGGTGGTGCTCGATCATCCCGAACCGGCGGCATATTCGGTGGCGGGGAACCCGCACACGATCGTGTTGACCCAGGGCATCGTGGCAACTCTCGACGAGGAGCAACTGGGCGCCGTCATGGCTCACGAACGCGCCCACCTGCGTGGACGCCACCACGTTCTGCTTGCCTTCACGCGCGCACTCGCCTCGGTGTTCCCCCGGATCGAGTTGTTCGCCACCGGTGCCGCGCAGGTGGCACGGCTTATCGAGATGATCGCCGATGACGCGGCCGCCGACATCTATGGACCCATCACAGTCTGTGAGGCGCTGGTGACACTGGCCGACTCTCACGGCACGGCTTCGGTCGCGGCGACCGAAGTAGGTCTCGTCGATCGGGTCCACCGCCTCGCGGAGCCCCCCGCACCCACCCAGATGAGTCGTGTCACCGCCTCAGCCGCTATCGCCGCGGTCGTGCTGGGCCCGATGATCGCGACGTTGGCCGCGGCGGGTGGGATCGGTGTCTGCGCGCTGGGCAGCTGA
- a CDS encoding DUF2752 domain-containing protein — MDPFCGGTRATYLLLAGDLSESLRYNPGILVLAVVVVLALARGAVGVLTGRWLQIAVRPGLRRALRIVAVVAVLGLWVRQQINADLLTQPWPVP; from the coding sequence ATGGACCCTTTCTGCGGCGGGACCCGGGCCACCTACCTATTGCTGGCGGGCGATCTGTCCGAGTCCCTGCGCTACAACCCCGGCATCCTCGTACTCGCTGTCGTTGTCGTCCTTGCCTTGGCCCGCGGCGCGGTCGGAGTGCTCACCGGCCGCTGGTTACAGATCGCGGTGCGCCCTGGACTGAGACGGGCGTTGCGGATCGTCGCCGTGGTTGCGGTGCTGGGGTTGTGGGTGCGTCAGCAGATCAACGCCGACCTGCTGACGCAACCCTGGCCGGTCCCATAA
- a CDS encoding heavy-metal-associated domain-containing protein encodes MTTHLFRIEGMHCGSCALLIDDTLEDLPGVGGAQTSMKKGLSTVELDVAVTTAEDVIAAITELGYTAVVTR; translated from the coding sequence ATGACAACCCACCTTTTTCGGATCGAAGGCATGCACTGTGGCAGTTGCGCACTGCTCATCGACGACACCCTCGAGGACCTGCCCGGCGTCGGCGGTGCGCAAACCTCGATGAAAAAGGGGCTCAGCACAGTGGAGCTCGATGTCGCGGTCACCACCGCCGAGGACGTGATCGCCGCGATCACCGAGCTCGGCTACACCGCGGTAGTCACCCGATAG
- a CDS encoding urease accessory protein UreH domain-containing protein, with protein sequence MPVSFLFSQESFVNLFPVLVTGLFAGGVSCAAVQGGLLTGLITRQRAVAAVGTRAPSATPAANGVRVTRTQPRWGQRVVDDLVPVGGFLAGKLLSHSVLGAVLGVVGGAVQLSTGARTWLQIGAGLLIIVFGLAQLGVPGFRGIVIEPPASWMRVLRKRARSQAAVAPAVLGFSTVLIPCGVTLSVEALALASGSAWWGAAIMAVFVLGTSPLFAILGYAARVAATVWRGRLALATGVVVLAMGFYTLNAGLELAGSPLAASRIGESIGFEPPAADASAAVVADGVQTLTITAKTGSYGPQNIEAVSGVPTMLVVKTNGTHGCVRSMVFPSLGITTTLPTSGETRIELGTLQPGRMDYTCGMGMYSGMITIL encoded by the coding sequence ATGCCCGTCTCTTTTCTCTTCTCGCAGGAGTCTTTTGTGAATCTTTTTCCTGTTCTGGTGACCGGCTTGTTCGCCGGCGGTGTGTCCTGTGCTGCCGTGCAAGGTGGCCTGCTCACCGGTCTGATCACCCGCCAGCGCGCCGTCGCGGCGGTGGGTACCAGGGCGCCGTCGGCCACGCCCGCCGCCAACGGTGTACGTGTGACAAGGACGCAGCCGCGTTGGGGCCAACGCGTCGTTGACGATCTCGTCCCGGTCGGCGGGTTTCTCGCCGGGAAACTGTTGTCGCACAGCGTGCTCGGTGCGGTTCTGGGGGTGGTCGGTGGTGCCGTGCAGTTGTCGACCGGTGCCCGGACCTGGCTGCAGATCGGCGCCGGGCTGCTGATTATCGTCTTCGGTCTCGCGCAACTGGGCGTACCGGGGTTCCGGGGTATCGTGATCGAACCACCCGCGTCGTGGATGCGGGTACTGCGTAAGCGGGCGCGTTCGCAGGCCGCGGTAGCACCCGCGGTCCTGGGCTTCTCGACGGTCCTGATTCCGTGCGGGGTGACACTGTCGGTGGAAGCGCTGGCCTTGGCATCAGGGTCCGCGTGGTGGGGTGCGGCGATCATGGCGGTCTTCGTGTTGGGTACGAGCCCGCTGTTCGCGATACTCGGATACGCCGCCCGGGTCGCGGCCACCGTGTGGCGGGGCCGGCTGGCCCTGGCCACCGGTGTCGTGGTTCTCGCGATGGGCTTCTACACCCTCAACGCAGGCTTGGAACTCGCCGGTTCGCCGCTGGCGGCCAGCCGGATCGGGGAGTCGATCGGATTCGAACCTCCAGCGGCAGATGCCTCGGCCGCCGTCGTCGCCGACGGTGTGCAGACCCTGACGATCACCGCGAAGACCGGCTCCTACGGTCCGCAGAACATCGAAGCTGTCTCGGGCGTCCCAACCATGCTTGTCGTCAAGACCAACGGGACACACGGATGCGTCCGGTCAATGGTTTTCCCGAGTCTCGGCATCACCACGACACTGCCCACCAGTGGCGAAACCCGCATCGAACTGGGCACTTTGCAGCCCGGCCGCATGGACTACACCTGCGGTATGGGCATGTACTCGGGCATGATCACCATTCTCTGA
- a CDS encoding YcnI family copper-binding membrane protein, protein MTTVLRRLAITLGAAAAATVLAGGIASAHLGVEAPGAKQNASAVLTFRISNESEQASTTALTVELPGLKTARTEPMPGWTATVNRDAAKMATSVTWTAEPGSGVGPGQFQRFDLYAGPLPSKDKVAFRAVQTYSDGKVVTWDQPSTDGAPEPEFPLPVLALAAAPAGDGHSHNTTEAAQGEHESATGTDSTTRWMAVGGLGLGVIAAATAAAALARGRRTSR, encoded by the coding sequence ATGACAACAGTTCTGCGGCGCCTCGCCATCACCCTCGGCGCCGCTGCGGCCGCCACCGTGCTGGCCGGCGGCATCGCCTCGGCGCATCTGGGAGTCGAAGCCCCGGGCGCCAAGCAAAACGCCTCGGCGGTGCTGACCTTCCGCATCTCCAACGAATCCGAGCAGGCCTCGACCACCGCGTTGACCGTCGAACTGCCCGGCCTCAAAACCGCGCGCACCGAACCGATGCCTGGATGGACGGCCACAGTGAACCGGGATGCGGCCAAGATGGCGACCTCGGTCACCTGGACCGCGGAACCGGGATCCGGGGTCGGCCCGGGACAGTTCCAGCGGTTCGATCTCTACGCCGGTCCGCTGCCGAGCAAGGACAAAGTCGCCTTCCGTGCCGTGCAGACCTACAGCGACGGCAAGGTCGTCACCTGGGATCAGCCCAGTACCGACGGCGCACCCGAACCGGAGTTCCCGTTGCCTGTCCTGGCTCTGGCGGCCGCTCCTGCCGGTGACGGACACTCCCACAACACCACCGAGGCCGCCCAGGGCGAGCACGAATCCGCGACCGGCACCGATTCGACGACCCGCTGGATGGCGGTCGGCGGGCTGGGCCTGGGCGTGATCGCCGCGGCCACCGCGGCGGCCGCACTGGCACGTGGCCGCCGCACATCTCGATAG